In Bos mutus isolate GX-2022 chromosome 10, NWIPB_WYAK_1.1, whole genome shotgun sequence, a single window of DNA contains:
- the FLRT2 gene encoding leucine-rich repeat transmembrane protein FLRT2: protein MGLQTTQGPGQRAFFLKSWLLISLGLSSQVSKFLACPSVCRCDRNFVYCNERSLTSVPLGIPEGVTVLYLHNNQINNAGFPAELHNVQSVHTVYLYGNQLDEFPMNLPKNVRVLHLQENNIQTISRAALAQLLKLEELHLDDNSISTVGVEDGAFREALSLKLLFLSKNHLSSVPVGLPVDLQELRVDENRIAVISDMAFQNLTSLERLIVDGNLLTNKGIAEGTFGHLTKLKEFSIVRNSLSRPPPDLPGTHLVRLYLQDNQINHIPLTAFSNLRKLERLDISNNQLRMLTQGVFDNLSNLKQLTARNNPWFCDCSIKWVTEWLRHIPASLNVRGFMCQGPEQVRGMAVRELNMNLLSCPTTTPGLPPLTPAPSSASPVTQPTTFSAPIPSRSYTPLSPTASKPPTIPEWDGRERVTPPLSERIQLSIRFVNDTSIQVGWLSLFTVMAYKLTWVKMGHSLVGGIVQERIVSGEKQHLSLVNLEPRSTYRICLVPLDAFNYRAVEDTICSEATTHDSYVNNGSNTASSHEQTTSHSLGSPFLLAGLIGGAVIFVLVVLLSVFCWHMHRKGRYTSQKWKYNRGRRKDDYCEAGTKKDNSILEMTETSFQIVSLNNDQLLKGDFRLQPIYTPNGGINYTDCHIPNNMRYCNSSVPDLEHCHT from the coding sequence ATGGGCCTACAGACCACACAGGGGCCCGGCCAGCGGGCTTTTTTCCTGAAATCTTGGCTTCTCATTTCCCTGGGGCTCTCCTCACAAGTGTCAAAATTCCTGGCGTGCCCTAGTGTGTGTCGCTGTGACAGGAACTTTGTCTACTGTAACGAGCGAAGCTTGACCTCAGTGCCTCTTGGGATCCCGGAGGGCGTCACTGTACTCTACCTCCATAACAACCAAATTAATAATGCTGGGTTTCCTGCAGAACTGCACAACGTCCAGTCTGTGCACACTGTCTACCTTTACGGCAACCAACTGGACGAATTCCCCATGAACCTCCCCAAGAACGTCCGCGTCCTCCACCTGCAGGAAAACAACATTCAGACCATTTCACGGGCAGCCCTGGCCCAGCTCCTGAAGCTGGAGGAGCTGCACCTGGATGATAACTCCATCTCCACCGTGGGCGTGGAAGACGGGGCCTTCCGTGAGGCCCTGAGCCTCAAGTTGCTGTTCCTGTCCAAGAACCACCTCAGCAGTGTGCCAGTGGGCCTCCCCGTGGACCTGCAGGAGCTGCGTGTGGATGAGAACCGCATCGCTGTCATCTCAGACATGGCCTTCCAGAACCTCACGAGCTTGGAGCGTCTGATCGTGGATGGGAACCTCCTGACCAACAAGGGCATCGCCGAGGGCACCTTCGGCCACCTCACCAAGCTCAAGGAATTCTCCATCGTCCGGAACTCGCTCTCCCGCCCGCCTCCTGACCTCCCGGGTACACACCTGGTCAGGCTCTACCTGCAGGACAACCAGATCAACCACATCCCTTTGACAGCCTTCTCCAACCTCCGGAAGCTGGAACGGCTGGACATCTCCAACAACCAGCTGCGCATGTTGACTCAAGGGGTCTTCGACAACCTCTCCAACCTGAAGCAGCTCACCGCTCGGAACAACCCTTGGTTTTGTGACTGCAGCATTAAATGGGTCACGGAGTGGCTCAGACATATCCCTGCCTCGCTCAACGTACGAGGTTTCATGTGCCAAGGTCCTGAGCAAGTCAGGGGCATGGCCGTGCGGGAGCTGAATATGAATCTGTTGTCTTGCCCCACCACGACCCCTGGcctgcctcccctcaccccagccccgaGTTCAGCTTCTCCTGTAACTCAGCCCACCACATTCTCCGCCCCGATCCCCAGCAGAAGCTACACACCCCTGAGTCCCACAGCATCCAAGCCCCCCACGATTCCCGAATGGGACGGCAGAGAAAGGGTGACCCCACCGCTTTCTGAACGGATCCAACTCTCCATCCGTTTCGTGAATGACACCTCCATCCAAGTCGGCTGGCTCTCTCTCTTCACTGTGATGGCTTACAAGCTCACATGGGTGAAAATGGGCCACAGTTTGGTGGGGGGCATCGTTCAGGAACGCATCGTCAGCGGCGAGAAGCAGCATCTGAGCCTGGTAAATCTGGAGCCCAGATCCACCTATCGGATTTGTTTAGTGCCCCTGGATGCGTTTAACTACCGAGCTGTAGAAGACACCATTTGTTCGGAGGCCACCACCCATGACTCCTATGTGAACAATGGCAGCAACACGGCTTCCAGCCACGAACAGACGACTTCCCACAGCTTGGGCTCCCCTTTTCTGCTGGCGGGCCTGATCGGGGGCGCCGTGATATTCGTGCTTGTGGTCCTGCTCAGTGTCTTTTGCTGGCACATGCACAGAAAGGGGCGCTACACCTCCCAGAAGTGGAAATACAACCGAGGCAGGCGGAAAGATGACTACTGCGAGGCAGGCACGAAGAAGGACAATTCCATCCTGGAGATGACAGAGACCAGTTTCCAGATCGTCTCCTTAAATAACGATCAGCTCCTTAAAGGAGATTTCAGACTGCAGCCCATTTACACCCCAAATGGGGGCATTAATTACACAGACTGCCATATCCCCAACAACATGCGATACTGCAACAGCAGCGTGCCAGACTTGGAGCACTGCCATACGTGA